One genomic region from Frateuria soli encodes:
- a CDS encoding cytochrome P460 family protein, with protein sequence MTFGRNRRHRVLREKAPEGEPMFDNTFVDPESYREFVRTGTWPDKTQIVLEVRRSASKGSINQHGHYQRGDVQGIEVHVKDAARFKGGWAFFGFEGGSSAKKIPEAASCYSCHAAHGAVDTTFVQFYPTLLPLARQQATLSAAFLEEEAKAIK encoded by the coding sequence CTGACATTTGGTCGGAATCGTCGGCATCGCGTCCTTCGCGAGAAGGCGCCGGAAGGCGAGCCGATGTTCGACAACACGTTCGTCGATCCGGAAAGCTACCGCGAGTTCGTCCGTACCGGCACCTGGCCGGACAAGACGCAGATCGTGCTGGAGGTGCGGAGATCCGCCAGCAAGGGTTCCATCAACCAGCACGGCCACTACCAGCGCGGCGACGTACAGGGCATCGAAGTGCACGTGAAGGATGCCGCGCGCTTCAAGGGCGGCTGGGCCTTCTTCGGCTTCGAGGGCGGCTCTTCCGCCAAGAAGATCCCCGAGGCCGCGTCGTGTTATTCCTGCCATGCCGCACACGGCGCGGTGGATACGACCTTCGTGCAGTTCTATCCGACGCTGCTGCCGCTCGCCCGACAGCAAGCCACGCTCAGCGCGGCGTTTCTCGAGGAAGAAGCAAAAGCAATCAAATAG
- a CDS encoding copper homeostasis protein CutC: MPAPSVGLLEVAANSVASALAAQEGGAGRVELCAALQLGGVTPSYAEIATARDRLTIPLYVLIRPRAGDFLYNDFECEVMLRDVEACVALGCDGVVLGVLDAEGRVDQARCRALVGAAGRLGVTFHRAFDMVADPAQALEAVIGLGCERVLSSGARATAIDGAAALRARLEQAAGRLVVMPGAGVHAGNIAALAQATGASEFHASAKRALPSGMRHRPAGLDDMATGEWRSDAAQVRAMVSALQGLAARETPVSS, translated from the coding sequence ATGCCCGCACCCTCCGTCGGCCTGCTCGAAGTCGCCGCCAACTCGGTCGCCTCCGCGCTGGCCGCACAAGAGGGTGGCGCCGGGCGGGTCGAGCTGTGCGCGGCGCTGCAGTTGGGCGGCGTGACGCCTTCCTACGCCGAGATCGCCACCGCGCGCGATCGGCTTACGATTCCGCTCTATGTGCTGATCCGGCCGCGCGCAGGCGATTTCCTCTACAACGACTTCGAGTGCGAGGTGATGCTTCGCGACGTCGAGGCCTGCGTGGCGCTGGGATGTGATGGGGTGGTCCTTGGCGTGCTGGATGCCGAGGGCCGCGTCGACCAGGCGCGTTGCCGGGCGCTGGTCGGTGCGGCCGGTCGACTGGGCGTCACCTTCCACCGCGCGTTCGACATGGTCGCCGACCCGGCGCAGGCATTGGAGGCGGTGATCGGGCTGGGCTGCGAGCGCGTGCTCAGCTCGGGGGCGCGGGCGACTGCGATCGATGGCGCGGCGGCGCTGCGTGCCCGGTTGGAACAGGCGGCCGGCCGGCTGGTGGTGATGCCCGGTGCGGGCGTCCATGCCGGCAACATCGCGGCGCTGGCCCAGGCGACCGGCGCAAGCGAATTCCATGCTTCGGCGAAGCGAGCGTTGCCTTCGGGCATGCGCCACCGGCCAGCGGGGCTGGACGACATGGCCACCGGCGAGTGGCGCAGCGACGCGGCGCAGGTGCGCGCGATGGTGTCGGCGCTGCAGGGCCTGGCCGCTCGTGAAACTCCGGTTTCATCCTAG
- a CDS encoding YciI family protein → MKYLGLAYFTPEKFAAMAPDDVEALLSQCPALDEKMRATGKVFISASLGDLDGWRTLRPRNGKTHVTDGPYTESKEMVGGLFIIEADDLDEALCIASMHPAATLGEEGGWAVELIPMDFFLTP, encoded by the coding sequence ATGAAATACCTCGGCCTGGCCTACTTCACCCCGGAGAAATTCGCCGCGATGGCGCCCGACGACGTCGAGGCGTTGCTCAGCCAATGCCCGGCGCTGGACGAGAAGATGCGCGCCACCGGCAAAGTCTTTATCTCCGCGTCGCTTGGCGATCTGGACGGCTGGAGGACGCTTCGCCCGCGCAACGGCAAGACGCACGTCACCGATGGGCCCTACACGGAGTCGAAGGAGATGGTGGGTGGCCTGTTCATCATCGAGGCGGACGATCTCGACGAGGCGCTGTGCATCGCATCCATGCACCCGGCCGCCACGCTGGGTGAGGAAGGTGGATGGGCCGTCGAGCTCATTCCCATGGATTTCTTCCTGACGCCCTGA